A window from Opitutia bacterium ISCC 52 encodes these proteins:
- a CDS encoding ABC transporter ATP-binding protein, protein MVEGNAIVQLKNLSKRFDQDQDVLTDIDLKVKEGEFISFVGPSGCGKSTLLRMLAGLTSVSGGSLLIDGATPTEPRDDLYLVFQEANLLPWARVRENVELPMKLQGKPKIERQSVADAMVELVGLQEAADRFPRQLSGGMKMRVSIARALSVSPRILLLDEPFGALDAITRNQLNEDLLQIRERDPFTAFSVTHSVAEAVFLSTRIVVLENNPGRIADIIDVPHDYPRTAEFRESPEYFDLLARTSKALRKQKGGSE, encoded by the coding sequence ATGGTTGAAGGTAACGCTATCGTTCAGCTCAAAAATTTGAGCAAACGCTTCGACCAGGATCAAGATGTTCTCACCGACATCGATCTCAAAGTGAAGGAAGGAGAGTTCATTTCCTTCGTGGGGCCCAGCGGTTGCGGAAAGAGCACACTATTGCGAATGCTGGCCGGCCTCACCTCTGTATCCGGAGGCTCACTACTGATCGACGGAGCAACACCAACCGAACCACGAGATGACCTTTACCTCGTATTTCAAGAGGCCAACCTACTACCTTGGGCCCGGGTGAGAGAAAATGTGGAATTGCCCATGAAGCTTCAGGGTAAGCCTAAAATCGAACGACAATCTGTGGCAGATGCGATGGTAGAACTCGTGGGGCTTCAAGAGGCAGCTGATCGCTTTCCCAGACAACTTTCCGGTGGCATGAAAATGCGTGTATCCATTGCACGTGCACTTTCGGTGTCGCCGCGGATCCTATTGCTCGATGAGCCTTTTGGAGCGTTGGATGCCATCACTCGCAATCAGCTCAACGAAGACCTATTACAAATCCGCGAGAGGGATCCCTTTACCGCCTTTTCCGTAACTCACTCGGTGGCCGAAGCGGTTTTTCTCTCCACCCGCATCGTGGTTCTGGAAAACAATCCCGGAAGAATCGCCGATATCATCGACGTTCCCCATGACTATCCAAGAACCGCAGAGTTCAGAGAAAGCCCTGAGTATTTCGACTTGCTCGCCCGCACGAGCAAAGCGCTACGCAAACAGAAAGGCGGAAGTGAATAA
- a CDS encoding amidase has translation MNSQAYWSISEWSTNSRKNPQAAAEHFFSHLDQQPKDQRAAAIAKTLSKEQLISAFETSVQGDGPLSGVPYLLKDLYDVASWETNASSLFLNELRGTPTQSSALARSLDQAGGVFAGKTHLVEFAYGMEGSNCHFGDGVHPHFPTRISGGSSSGSVWAVANGLVPLASGSDTGGSVRVPAAYNGLYGIRVTPDHAWSKDGCFPLSPSFDTSGWFTRSAEDLLITLEALFPNFPKEADEPKGLELFPNYSFIDQNLSTPHEEAISELPLESNSEATDRLLSLPDLVRAYLVTSSHEAYEVHKEWHEEKNEHYDPQTWERVAKGNTWQPSELEEAAEIKNQVHTFFDDVFADYDFAVLPVAPCPAPLLGEATELREAHLRLTAPGSLGQLPILTVPYFLESGLSGGLQIIVPDLSEKSLSIWRYVLNG, from the coding sequence ATGAACTCCCAAGCCTATTGGTCCATTTCTGAATGGTCGACAAACAGCCGCAAAAACCCGCAGGCCGCTGCCGAGCATTTCTTTTCCCACCTGGACCAACAACCAAAGGATCAGCGAGCTGCGGCGATTGCGAAGACGCTCTCAAAAGAGCAGTTGATAAGCGCCTTTGAGACATCTGTCCAAGGCGATGGACCCCTATCTGGAGTACCCTATCTACTCAAGGACCTGTATGACGTAGCCAGTTGGGAAACCAACGCCTCCTCCCTATTTCTCAATGAACTTCGCGGCACCCCAACACAATCCAGCGCACTAGCCAGGTCACTGGATCAAGCCGGCGGTGTATTCGCAGGGAAAACCCATCTGGTAGAATTTGCCTACGGCATGGAAGGCAGCAATTGCCATTTTGGTGACGGAGTTCACCCCCATTTCCCCACCAGGATCTCGGGCGGCTCAAGCAGCGGATCGGTCTGGGCGGTAGCCAACGGCCTCGTCCCTCTCGCATCAGGATCAGACACCGGTGGATCCGTTCGTGTCCCTGCAGCCTATAACGGTCTCTATGGCATCCGAGTCACTCCCGATCATGCTTGGTCGAAAGACGGCTGCTTCCCCCTGAGCCCCAGTTTCGACACCTCCGGTTGGTTCACACGCTCAGCAGAAGACCTCTTGATCACGCTGGAAGCGTTGTTTCCAAATTTCCCTAAAGAAGCAGATGAGCCTAAGGGCCTAGAACTATTCCCCAACTACTCGTTTATTGACCAAAACCTGTCTACCCCACACGAGGAGGCCATTTCAGAACTACCACTCGAATCAAATAGTGAAGCAACTGATCGGCTGCTTTCCCTTCCGGACCTGGTGAGAGCTTACCTCGTAACCTCCAGTCATGAGGCGTATGAAGTCCATAAGGAATGGCATGAGGAAAAGAATGAGCACTACGATCCGCAAACCTGGGAACGGGTAGCCAAAGGAAACACTTGGCAGCCTTCAGAACTTGAAGAGGCCGCAGAAATCAAAAACCAGGTTCATACATTTTTCGATGACGTGTTCGCAGACTACGACTTCGCAGTGCTACCTGTCGCTCCCTGCCCGGCTCCACTTCTGGGCGAGGCAACCGAACTACGCGAAGCTCACCTTCGCCTGACCGCCCCTGGCAGTCTGGGCCAGCTGCCCATACTGACTGTTCCCTACTTTTTGGAATCAGGCCTGAGCGGTGGTCTACAGATCATTGTCCCAGATCTAAGCGAAAAGTCCCTATCCATCTGGAGGTATGTATTGAATGGTTGA
- a CDS encoding RidA family protein, with protein sequence MSDIENKIKELGLELPAAPAAAGNYLPYRMHGDTLYIAGAITMVNGALTHTGKVGDVQTVEDGYEAARVCTLNAIAVMKAALGDLDRVDKILLVSGFVNAVDGFTQAPAVINGASDLLVEIFGEVGKHARVAVSTSGLPLDTSTEVQITLAFKD encoded by the coding sequence ATGAGTGATATCGAAAACAAAATAAAAGAACTGGGATTAGAACTACCGGCTGCTCCTGCAGCAGCAGGAAACTACCTGCCTTATCGAATGCATGGCGATACGCTCTACATTGCCGGTGCCATTACTATGGTAAATGGAGCTCTCACTCACACAGGAAAAGTTGGTGATGTTCAAACCGTGGAGGATGGTTATGAAGCCGCCCGGGTTTGCACCTTGAACGCCATTGCAGTCATGAAAGCTGCCTTGGGTGACTTAGATCGTGTAGACAAAATATTGCTCGTATCCGGCTTTGTGAATGCGGTGGATGGATTTACTCAGGCTCCGGCTGTCATCAACGGGGCGAGTGACTTATTGGTAGAGATCTTTGGTGAGGTAGGTAAACACGCACGAGTAGCGGTTTCGACTTCTGGGCTGCCCTTAGACACCTCCACTGAGGTGCAGATCACTTTGGCCTTCAAAGATTGA
- a CDS encoding queuosine precursor transporter — MKDPKEQKFLVLFGLYVGFWGMLQVLTVKLVPLDLSWLGLGVLAFGFGSFAHAFTFPCTDAVAEVWGAKRARMMVYVGTAVYILATILLYIGVKLPPATGWEHNEAYRALFSGAPRIVAGSLIASVCAQLWDVYVFEWVKKKTGPRFLWLRNNVSTLGSQLMDTSIFFVIAFYGVIPNDVLPKLIFGSYLLKLLVALIDTPIVYLVVYWITGNWTSKGDLETETN; from the coding sequence TTGAAAGACCCTAAAGAGCAGAAGTTCTTAGTCCTCTTTGGCCTCTATGTAGGCTTTTGGGGAATGTTGCAGGTATTAACGGTGAAGTTGGTCCCGTTGGATCTGTCCTGGCTGGGCCTAGGAGTGCTGGCATTTGGATTTGGTAGCTTTGCTCATGCCTTCACATTTCCCTGCACCGATGCAGTGGCGGAAGTGTGGGGTGCGAAGCGGGCCCGGATGATGGTTTATGTCGGCACCGCGGTATACATTCTAGCCACTATCCTTTTATATATTGGAGTGAAATTGCCTCCGGCTACTGGCTGGGAGCATAATGAAGCTTACCGTGCACTCTTCAGTGGAGCTCCTCGTATTGTAGCAGGTTCGCTTATTGCGTCGGTCTGTGCCCAGTTGTGGGACGTTTATGTTTTTGAGTGGGTGAAGAAAAAGACGGGCCCTCGTTTTTTATGGCTCCGAAACAATGTATCGACTCTTGGTTCCCAGCTCATGGATACGTCCATCTTTTTCGTAATCGCATTCTATGGAGTCATTCCGAATGACGTGCTACCCAAATTGATTTTTGGCAGTTACCTGTTGAAACTGTTGGTGGCGTTGATCGATACTCCTATCGTTTATTTGGTCGTATATTGGATTACCGGAAATTGGACTTCAAAAGGAGATCTGGAGACCGAAACTAATTAG
- a CDS encoding purine nucleoside permease yields the protein MRPILCLCLLLSALAYSACSKSSTQDAPIPIKVVVVAMFEIGDVEGDRPGEFQYWVERLPLSETIDFPQGYSPLRYNADKGILGVTTGIGTQFSTATIMGLGMDPRFDLSNAYWLVAGIAGGDPEDTSPADTVWTDWAIDGDIGHEIDPREAPEDWPTGYIPFRNKSPYQMPLPAEDQHWGVRYKLNAGLLNWAYELTKDIELTTSEGAENLRLKFKDFEGAQHPPRVRVGAQLAAATYWHGALMNDWANGWVDYWTEGEGDYFTSAMEDTGTLQSLTRLDKAGKADLERVMVLRGVTNYTRPIDSVSAYESLKGETVGHYSAYMPTMENVFRTGNPIVEELVENWDTYKDSVPSGN from the coding sequence ATGCGTCCTATTTTATGCTTATGCCTGCTGCTATCAGCATTGGCTTATTCTGCTTGTTCAAAATCATCCACCCAAGATGCTCCCATCCCCATCAAGGTGGTTGTCGTAGCCATGTTTGAAATCGGCGATGTCGAAGGGGACCGACCAGGAGAATTTCAATACTGGGTAGAAAGACTGCCGCTCAGTGAAACCATCGACTTCCCGCAAGGCTACTCTCCGCTCCGTTACAATGCGGATAAAGGAATACTAGGAGTCACGACCGGCATAGGAACTCAATTTTCGACGGCCACCATCATGGGGCTCGGCATGGATCCACGATTCGACCTATCCAATGCGTATTGGTTGGTTGCGGGCATCGCTGGTGGAGATCCAGAAGACACCTCGCCAGCGGATACCGTATGGACCGATTGGGCCATTGATGGTGATATCGGTCACGAGATTGATCCGCGTGAAGCGCCTGAAGACTGGCCGACCGGATACATACCGTTCCGAAATAAATCTCCCTACCAAATGCCGTTGCCCGCCGAAGATCAGCATTGGGGTGTTCGCTATAAACTGAATGCAGGACTCCTCAACTGGGCCTATGAGCTGACCAAAGATATTGAGCTAACCACCAGTGAGGGAGCAGAAAACCTGAGACTTAAGTTCAAGGATTTCGAAGGTGCCCAACACCCACCACGCGTTCGTGTGGGTGCCCAACTGGCAGCAGCTACTTACTGGCATGGAGCACTGATGAACGATTGGGCCAACGGCTGGGTGGATTACTGGACCGAGGGTGAAGGAGATTACTTTACATCCGCCATGGAAGATACGGGAACCTTGCAGTCACTTACCCGACTCGATAAAGCAGGCAAAGCAGACCTGGAGCGAGTCATGGTTCTACGCGGTGTTACTAATTACACACGTCCCATCGACAGCGTTTCTGCCTACGAAAGCTTGAAAGGCGAAACCGTAGGGCACTACTCCGCTTACATGCCTACGATGGAAAACGTATTTCGAACCGGTAATCCGATCGTCGAAGAACTAGTAGAGAATTGGGACACCTACAAAGATTCGGTTCCTTCAGGGAATTAA
- a CDS encoding NCS2 family permease, translated as MPLLQPRHFICSNLIVKLLDQLFNISSQGSTVRKELLAGIATFAAMSYILVVNPSMLAKTGMPQEALITVTAVAAAFGCFLMAWMTNYPIALAPGMGTNAYFTFVICIGMKVPWQAALAMTFWNGVIFLILSVTGLRKKIAESLPNGMKVGIQVGIGFFIAFIGLKNVGIVVNNDATLVAVGSLKSPASILVVVGVILMTVLSIKKIPGAILFSILGITFLGFFLSSGGSPITPTPSGVVSAPAGIGETFLQLNFWYPFQFWKEALPVILTLLILDLFDSIGTLVGLSRRAKLVDENGNMPNMGKALTADSIATMGGALLGTSTTTSYVESAVGIESGGKTGLTSVACGICFLLALIFTPILTIVPAVATAPALVMVGVFMAQGLKELNFDDLSEVAPAFITMLMIPLTFSITEGIGIGLVVFVFVMILLNRMKEVPIFSYLVAALFLVYYGLK; from the coding sequence ATGCCGCTCTTGCAACCCCGGCATTTTATTTGCTCTAATCTAATTGTGAAATTGCTCGATCAACTCTTTAACATTAGTTCTCAAGGTAGCACTGTTCGCAAAGAACTCCTCGCTGGAATCGCTACCTTTGCGGCTATGTCTTACATCCTTGTGGTGAATCCTTCGATGCTGGCAAAAACGGGAATGCCGCAAGAAGCGCTTATCACGGTAACAGCGGTTGCAGCCGCATTTGGCTGTTTTCTGATGGCCTGGATGACCAACTACCCCATAGCCCTTGCGCCTGGGATGGGGACAAACGCTTATTTTACCTTTGTCATCTGTATCGGTATGAAAGTCCCCTGGCAGGCGGCGTTGGCTATGACTTTCTGGAATGGAGTTATATTCTTGATCCTCTCTGTTACCGGGTTGCGAAAGAAAATAGCCGAATCGTTGCCCAATGGGATGAAAGTGGGGATTCAGGTAGGGATTGGATTCTTCATTGCCTTTATCGGACTCAAGAATGTGGGCATTGTGGTGAATAATGACGCCACTTTGGTCGCAGTAGGTAGTTTAAAGTCGCCCGCATCAATCCTGGTTGTTGTAGGGGTTATTTTGATGACGGTGCTTTCGATAAAGAAAATCCCTGGTGCAATCCTGTTTTCAATTTTAGGTATTACATTTCTTGGTTTTTTCCTCAGCAGCGGTGGCTCGCCCATAACGCCGACACCCTCCGGCGTGGTCTCCGCTCCCGCGGGCATTGGAGAGACATTCTTGCAGCTCAACTTCTGGTATCCTTTTCAATTCTGGAAAGAGGCCTTACCGGTCATTCTGACCCTGCTCATCCTGGATCTATTTGATAGTATTGGTACGCTCGTGGGATTGTCGCGCAGGGCAAAGTTGGTTGATGAAAACGGAAATATGCCTAATATGGGGAAAGCGCTCACAGCCGATTCGATTGCGACTATGGGCGGCGCGTTACTTGGCACATCCACCACTACGTCCTATGTAGAATCTGCAGTGGGCATCGAGTCGGGTGGAAAAACAGGGCTGACATCGGTCGCTTGTGGAATCTGTTTTCTTTTGGCGCTAATATTCACTCCGATACTAACCATTGTCCCTGCAGTAGCGACCGCGCCCGCTCTGGTCATGGTTGGTGTGTTTATGGCTCAAGGGCTCAAGGAATTGAACTTTGACGATCTGTCCGAAGTGGCGCCGGCATTTATCACCATGCTGATGATTCCTCTCACCTTTAGTATTACGGAAGGAATCGGAATCGGACTGGTAGTATTTGTTTTTGTCATGATATTACTCAACCGTATGAAAGAGGTGCCGATATTCAGCTATCTGGTAGCGGCCTTGTTCCTGGTGTATTACGGATTGAAGTAA
- a CDS encoding adenosine deaminase, producing MILEKLKQRIFGENKKVSGNKDQISSSRRRFLGHGFLAALGGSLFAGSRGATAQETSQSPSSGMAIEGRRRNVSARLQYSDGIEAAWKKVKEEASAEDLYRVLYALPKGGDIHHHLGGGMLPEMIWDIATDSKRNGGQTFYTRVRISTLNLAEVGHHTDSRSIAGWVTIAGHSYEKLTASLQNDFKPLADLNDKEKRAWMNAMFLDHEGEGRDEFFEYIWNRLGDVLVSIEVMMELTVENMKRFGAEGVRYLEIQSRFRGWYDAQGNVISMDEATKMWLDRFDQPDAKATGVLVRFQTIVLRFSPDAIQGVEEYFEYTYNHPELWLGINMAGREDDNRGYPSKFTDVFDRMIRKFPGVGISIHAGEAEKKDTHIFDTLRLGATRIGHGINLFRDPPTMQMMRGENFLIEINLISNHLLGYTPDLDQHPFPIYMRQGIPCCLNTDDRGMWHSNMTDEYFVAVSRFNLTWKEMIALGENSLKHSFLDDQTKARLLSEYYADVMVFQNKLENDGWKSVARSSQAVTYDYGKTYLNLNLS from the coding sequence ATGATATTAGAAAAATTGAAACAAAGGATTTTCGGGGAAAATAAGAAAGTATCCGGAAACAAGGATCAGATATCTTCCAGTCGCCGGCGATTCCTCGGGCATGGCTTTCTTGCCGCATTAGGGGGTAGTTTATTCGCAGGGTCTCGTGGAGCGACTGCACAGGAGACGTCCCAATCACCATCCTCAGGAATGGCAATTGAAGGTAGGCGTAGAAACGTTTCTGCCAGATTACAGTACTCAGATGGGATCGAGGCTGCCTGGAAAAAGGTGAAAGAGGAAGCATCAGCCGAGGATCTTTACCGAGTGCTCTATGCATTGCCCAAAGGCGGAGATATTCATCATCACCTGGGTGGTGGTATGTTGCCGGAAATGATTTGGGATATTGCCACTGACTCCAAGCGAAATGGTGGGCAGACGTTTTATACGCGCGTGCGCATATCGACTTTGAATCTCGCTGAAGTGGGGCACCATACAGACTCAAGGAGCATAGCTGGGTGGGTAACCATCGCAGGGCATTCCTATGAAAAGCTGACGGCTTCTCTGCAAAATGACTTTAAGCCTTTGGCAGATCTTAATGACAAAGAAAAGCGAGCTTGGATGAATGCCATGTTCCTTGATCACGAAGGAGAAGGTCGTGATGAATTCTTTGAATACATCTGGAATCGCCTGGGTGATGTCTTGGTCTCGATTGAGGTGATGATGGAACTGACCGTGGAGAACATGAAACGGTTTGGTGCTGAAGGTGTGCGTTACTTGGAGATTCAATCACGCTTTCGCGGTTGGTATGATGCCCAGGGGAATGTAATCTCCATGGATGAGGCTACGAAGATGTGGCTGGACCGTTTTGATCAGCCCGATGCAAAGGCGACGGGTGTCCTCGTGCGCTTTCAAACGATTGTGTTGCGCTTTTCTCCAGATGCGATTCAGGGAGTTGAGGAGTATTTCGAATACACCTACAATCATCCTGAGCTGTGGCTCGGAATTAATATGGCCGGTCGAGAGGATGATAACCGTGGCTACCCCAGTAAGTTCACGGATGTATTTGATCGCATGATTAGGAAATTCCCCGGTGTGGGTATCTCTATTCATGCCGGTGAAGCTGAGAAAAAAGATACGCACATATTTGATACCCTTCGCCTGGGAGCGACTCGTATTGGTCACGGTATCAATCTGTTTCGAGATCCTCCGACCATGCAGATGATGCGAGGTGAAAATTTCCTTATCGAAATCAATCTAATCAGTAATCACCTGCTCGGGTATACTCCTGATTTGGATCAGCATCCATTTCCAATCTACATGCGGCAGGGAATTCCTTGCTGTTTGAATACGGACGATCGTGGCATGTGGCATTCTAATATGACGGATGAGTATTTTGTCGCAGTTAGTCGTTTCAATCTGACCTGGAAGGAGATGATTGCTCTTGGAGAAAACAGTCTGAAGCACTCATTCCTGGATGATCAAACAAAGGCGAGGCTTCTGTCGGAATATTACGCTGATGTCATGGTATTCCAAAACAAACTCGAGAATGATGGCTGGAAGTCGGTCGCTCGATCGAGCCAAGCCGTCACGTATGACTACGGAAAAACTTACCTGAATCTCAATCTTAGCTAA
- a CDS encoding amidohydrolase family protein, whose product MNRFSVAPLHSLTQTLAGVASGTIEPDLVVTGARILSTYTERMLSEKEVWISNGRIAAVKPAGSHQGAARKVDVAGGILAPGLVDPHIHIESSMMTACAYAESALLNGTTTIFCDSHEIGNVSDTEGIEWMLEDARVAPLNIFLTLPSTIPATSAEMETCGGDLTPHKAGAMFDAWPEIVALGEKMDFVPVCFGDDRSHGVIQEALKRGRPVSGHIYGREFVAAYAASGVTDTHEAIDRDIADDFLEAGIWVFLRGGPPTTPWHSLPEAIKAVTELGASTKRVCVCTDDRDADDLFTFGMDWVVTEAIKAGIDIPTAWSMGSLHPATRYSMDGDFGALGHGRRADMVLLNDDLKVINTWYGGELAVEDSKVTAVLDEQLSNHRYQYPKKAYQTVNMPAEPKLIPDVPEVATEVTVLRTELPGIVTLHRKANLDGGSTDWGAFVKDNDCCHMAVIERYGVEGNIAYGFLQNFGLREGAVASSVGHDAHNVIVAGHDEASMSLAVETIRNSHGGVVVVQGGKVDAFIPLPIAGLISDLRAPDVAEAASKVKEAWVAAGCTLPYMGFNLLPLSVIPEIRLTDKGLVKVPEMEIEPLFKSL is encoded by the coding sequence ATGAATCGATTTAGCGTCGCTCCGCTTCATTCCTTAACTCAAACACTGGCCGGGGTCGCTTCGGGTACCATCGAACCTGATCTGGTTGTGACCGGTGCCCGTATCCTGTCCACCTATACCGAACGGATGTTGTCGGAAAAGGAAGTTTGGATTTCCAATGGACGCATAGCTGCCGTCAAGCCTGCGGGTAGTCATCAAGGTGCTGCCAGGAAAGTCGACGTGGCCGGTGGCATTCTTGCTCCCGGGTTGGTGGATCCACACATCCATATCGAAAGTAGTATGATGACGGCTTGTGCTTATGCAGAATCTGCCTTGCTGAACGGAACGACGACCATCTTTTGCGATAGCCACGAGATTGGCAATGTGAGTGATACCGAAGGCATTGAATGGATGCTGGAGGATGCTCGAGTTGCTCCCTTAAATATTTTCCTAACTTTGCCTAGTACCATTCCTGCTACCAGCGCTGAAATGGAAACCTGCGGCGGGGATCTGACTCCCCATAAAGCGGGGGCCATGTTCGATGCCTGGCCCGAGATTGTAGCGCTAGGTGAAAAGATGGACTTTGTGCCTGTATGTTTCGGGGACGATCGCTCACATGGTGTGATTCAGGAAGCTTTGAAGCGAGGTAGACCCGTCAGCGGGCATATTTATGGGCGCGAATTTGTCGCTGCCTATGCCGCGAGTGGAGTGACGGATACGCACGAAGCCATTGATCGCGATATCGCAGATGATTTTCTAGAAGCGGGCATTTGGGTATTCCTGCGCGGTGGACCTCCAACCACACCTTGGCACAGTTTACCTGAGGCTATCAAGGCAGTGACCGAGCTTGGAGCTAGCACTAAACGGGTTTGCGTGTGCACCGATGACCGGGATGCGGATGATCTGTTTACCTTTGGTATGGACTGGGTCGTTACCGAAGCCATCAAAGCTGGGATCGATATCCCCACGGCATGGTCGATGGGGTCACTGCACCCGGCGACTCGTTATTCCATGGATGGTGATTTTGGTGCACTAGGTCATGGGCGGCGAGCGGATATGGTTTTGCTGAACGATGATCTGAAAGTAATCAATACTTGGTATGGAGGAGAGCTGGCTGTTGAGGATAGCAAGGTGACTGCCGTTTTAGATGAGCAATTGAGTAATCATCGTTACCAATATCCGAAAAAGGCATACCAAACAGTCAATATGCCTGCTGAGCCCAAGTTAATTCCGGACGTTCCAGAAGTCGCCACCGAGGTAACCGTATTAAGAACGGAGTTACCCGGTATCGTAACCCTTCACAGAAAAGCTAATTTGGACGGCGGCTCCACTGATTGGGGGGCATTCGTTAAAGATAATGATTGCTGTCACATGGCGGTTATCGAGCGCTATGGTGTTGAAGGTAATATCGCTTATGGTTTTTTGCAGAATTTTGGTCTGCGAGAAGGGGCTGTGGCCAGTAGTGTCGGGCATGATGCGCACAATGTTATTGTCGCTGGTCACGATGAAGCTTCCATGTCTCTTGCTGTTGAAACGATTCGCAACTCCCATGGTGGGGTCGTAGTTGTGCAGGGTGGGAAAGTGGATGCCTTTATCCCTTTGCCGATTGCCGGGTTGATTTCTGACCTTCGAGCGCCGGATGTGGCGGAGGCCGCCTCCAAGGTGAAGGAAGCCTGGGTCGCTGCCGGTTGTACGTTGCCTTACATGGGCTTCAACTTATTGCCGCTATCGGTTATTCCGGAAATACGACTCACAGACAAAGGTTTAGTCAAAGTCCCTGAAATGGAAATCGAACCGTTGTTTAAATCACTCTAG
- the rrtA gene encoding rhombosortase — protein sequence MSKVVDKSKQLPWISGVIGVAACFLVLFPESLVTAFQYDREQILGEEYWRLFTGHFVHWNSAHLLWDVAVFFACGLFVEWVRRSLWVVVLVLAPLTISLALLILQPDMNFYRGLSALDMSLFTAICLQAMSYCRLRKKSALMLVWGFAFVTSVLKPVMETVWGGALFVSHFGEGIEASPLSHLLGVLVAVALFKTISFWETVWNLAGCSHSFRNRKLSETSIS from the coding sequence ATGTCAAAGGTCGTAGATAAATCAAAGCAGCTACCCTGGATAAGTGGAGTTATCGGGGTAGCTGCCTGCTTTTTGGTTTTGTTCCCCGAATCGCTTGTAACAGCGTTTCAGTATGACCGGGAGCAAATTCTTGGAGAAGAGTACTGGCGCTTGTTTACCGGACACTTCGTCCATTGGAATTCCGCGCATCTTTTGTGGGATGTGGCTGTTTTTTTCGCCTGTGGTCTTTTCGTTGAATGGGTGCGAAGAAGCTTATGGGTAGTCGTTCTGGTATTGGCTCCGTTGACCATTTCACTGGCTTTGTTAATTCTGCAACCCGACATGAACTTCTATCGAGGGCTAAGTGCGCTGGATATGAGTTTGTTTACAGCGATCTGTTTGCAAGCGATGAGCTACTGCCGTTTAAGAAAGAAAAGCGCGTTGATGCTTGTGTGGGGATTCGCCTTCGTCACGAGTGTTTTAAAGCCGGTGATGGAGACTGTTTGGGGAGGTGCCTTATTCGTCTCTCACTTTGGAGAAGGGATCGAAGCCAGTCCGCTTTCTCACCTCTTGGGAGTCCTGGTTGCGGTGGCGCTTTTTAAAACGATTTCTTTTTGGGAAACAGTTTGGAATTTGGCTGGCTGCAGCCACAGCTTCCGGAACCGCAAGCTTTCGGAGACTTCCATTTCTTGA